The following proteins come from a genomic window of Streptomyces liliiviolaceus:
- a CDS encoding CHAD domain-containing protein, with protein MAQQHLDPTAGPVAGDALAAYLRAQATEFLRALRQHRETGGAAAVNGSKEAVDAARALRRSARRISGTLHTFRPLLDEGWSEAMRPELAWLSGTLAREHAYGARQERLLAALHRLSGSAAFPAQATSEGRQEKGQLTVGAAKAGALLERQLTLARTRAHSAALQALGSSRFHAVADNVAVLASEVPLTAAAKTTATTATASTAGTVGTASAGLKPLAAAAEDRLCDAVTALPLVTAGHPYNSEALVHGLSADTAPQPQDAPWHQVRLLLRLHRYAREVLFGDEVLLDVRLLNAGKALDRHRDAAEAAAAAASAARTPRIAPATAYALGVLHADQRHEVEAARFTFQRAWMRETVGTP; from the coding sequence GTGGCACAGCAACACCTTGACCCGACGGCCGGACCCGTGGCCGGGGACGCCCTCGCGGCATACCTCCGGGCCCAGGCCACGGAATTCCTCCGCGCGCTGCGCCAGCACCGGGAGACCGGTGGCGCGGCGGCGGTGAACGGCTCGAAGGAGGCCGTGGACGCGGCGCGCGCCCTGCGCCGCTCGGCCCGCCGCATCAGCGGCACCCTGCACACCTTCCGGCCCCTGCTCGACGAGGGCTGGTCGGAGGCCATGCGTCCCGAACTGGCCTGGCTCTCGGGGACCCTGGCCCGCGAACACGCGTACGGGGCCCGCCAGGAGCGGCTGCTCGCGGCACTGCACCGGCTGTCCGGATCGGCGGCGTTCCCCGCGCAGGCCACCTCGGAAGGACGGCAGGAGAAGGGCCAGCTGACCGTCGGCGCGGCCAAGGCGGGCGCCCTCCTGGAACGCCAGCTGACCCTCGCCCGCACCCGCGCCCACTCGGCGGCGCTCCAGGCCCTGGGCTCCAGCCGCTTCCACGCCGTCGCCGACAACGTCGCCGTCCTGGCCAGCGAGGTCCCGCTGACCGCCGCCGCGAAGACGACCGCGACGACCGCGACGGCCTCGACGGCCGGCACGGTCGGCACGGCGTCCGCCGGGCTCAAGCCGCTGGCCGCCGCCGCGGAGGACCGCCTCTGCGACGCCGTCACCGCACTGCCCCTGGTCACCGCGGGCCACCCCTACAACTCGGAGGCCCTCGTCCACGGCCTCTCCGCCGACACGGCCCCGCAGCCCCAGGACGCCCCCTGGCACCAAGTGCGCCTGCTGCTGCGCCTGCACCGCTATGCGCGCGAGGTCCTGTTCGGCGACGAAGTCCTCCTGGACGTCCGCCTGTTGAACGCGGGCAAGGCCCTGGACCGGCATCGCGACGCGGCGGAGGCGGCCGCGGCGGCGGCCTCGGCGGCCCGCACCCCGCGGATCGCACCGGCGACGGCGTACGCGCTCGGGGTGCTCCACGCCGACCAGCGGCACGAAGTGGAAGCGGCCAGGTTCACGTTCCAGCGGGCCTGGATGAGGGAGACGGTCGGCACTCCGTGA
- a CDS encoding NUDIX hydrolase has product MDKDPVLAAGCVLWRRSPADGELRICLVHRPKYDDWSHPKGKLKSGEDTLAAALREVEEETGHRCAPGPRLTTLHYVANDRPKQVSYWAAEETGGAFVPNREVDRVLWLSPEEARGRLTQVRDRELVDELLAVLRRV; this is encoded by the coding sequence GTGGACAAAGACCCGGTGCTCGCGGCGGGCTGCGTCCTGTGGCGCCGCTCGCCGGCCGACGGCGAACTGCGGATCTGCCTGGTCCACCGGCCGAAGTACGACGACTGGTCGCACCCGAAGGGCAAGCTGAAGTCCGGCGAGGACACGCTGGCCGCCGCGCTGCGCGAGGTCGAGGAGGAGACCGGGCACCGGTGTGCGCCGGGGCCGCGCCTGACGACCCTCCACTACGTGGCGAACGACCGCCCCAAGCAGGTCAGTTACTGGGCCGCCGAGGAGACGGGGGGCGCCTTCGTGCCCAACCGCGAGGTGGATCGCGTGCTGTGGCTCTCGCCCGAGGAGGCGCGGGGGCGGCTTACGCAGGTGCGGGACCGGGAGCTGGTGGATGAGCTGCTGGCGGTCCTGCGGCGCGTGTAG
- a CDS encoding metal-sensitive transcriptional regulator produces the protein MTTTEAGATAPSGETGAAEAGAAEIVTDHDRGIHGYHKQKDEHLKRLRRIEGQVRGLQRMVDEDVYCIDILTQVSASTKALQSFALQLLEEHLRHCVADAAVKGGAEIDAKVEEATKAIARLLRT, from the coding sequence ATGACGACCACCGAGGCCGGCGCCACGGCGCCCTCCGGGGAGACCGGTGCGGCGGAGGCCGGTGCCGCGGAGATCGTGACCGACCACGATCGCGGGATCCACGGCTACCACAAGCAGAAGGACGAGCACCTCAAGCGGCTGCGGCGGATCGAGGGGCAGGTGCGGGGGCTCCAGCGGATGGTCGACGAGGACGTCTACTGCATCGACATACTCACGCAGGTCTCCGCCTCCACGAAGGCGTTGCAGTCGTTCGCGCTGCAGCTTCTTGAGGAGCATCTGCGGCACTGTGTCGCTGACGCGGCGGTCAAGGGGGGCGCGGAGATCGACGCGAAGGTGGAGGAGGCTACGAAGGCGATCGCTCGGCTGTTGCGTACGTGA
- a CDS encoding DUF47 domain-containing protein has product MRFRLTPRETSFYDMFAASADNIVTGSKLLMELLGADSSGRAEIAERMRAAEHAGDDATHAIFHQLNSSFITPFDREDIYNLASSLDDIMDFMEEAVDLVVLYNVEELPKGVEQQIEVLARAAELTAEAMPNLRTMDNLTEYWIEVNRLENQADQIHRKLLAMLFNGKYEAIEVLKLKQIVDVLEEAADAFEHVANTVETIAVKES; this is encoded by the coding sequence GTGCGATTTCGTCTGACCCCCAGGGAGACGAGCTTCTACGACATGTTTGCCGCTTCCGCGGACAACATCGTCACGGGCTCCAAGCTCCTGATGGAACTGCTCGGGGCGGACTCGTCCGGCCGGGCCGAGATCGCAGAGCGTATGCGGGCCGCGGAACACGCCGGTGACGACGCGACGCACGCGATCTTCCACCAGCTGAACTCCTCCTTCATCACGCCGTTCGACCGCGAGGACATCTACAACCTCGCCTCGTCCCTCGACGACATCATGGACTTCATGGAGGAGGCCGTCGACCTGGTCGTCCTCTACAACGTGGAGGAACTGCCCAAGGGCGTCGAGCAGCAGATCGAGGTACTGGCCCGGGCGGCGGAGCTGACCGCCGAGGCCATGCCGAACCTGCGCACGATGGACAACCTCACCGAGTACTGGATCGAGGTCAACCGTCTGGAGAACCAGGCCGACCAGATCCACCGCAAGCTGCTGGCCATGCTCTTCAACGGCAAGTACGAGGCCATCGAGGTGCTGAAGCTCAAGCAGATCGTGGACGTCCTCGAAGAGGCCGCCGACGCGTTCGAGCACGTGGCCAACACGGTGGAGACCATCGCGGTCAAGGAGTCCTGA
- a CDS encoding inorganic phosphate transporter, producing the protein MDTFALIVTIGVALGFTYTNGFHDSANAIATSVSTRALTPRAALAMAAVMNLAGAFMGSGVAKTVSEGLIETPHGNRGMWILFAALVGAIVWNLVTWYFGLPSSSSHALFGGMVGAALAGGIDVIWSGVLEKVVIPMFVSPVVGLVAGYLVMCAIMWLFRRSNPHKAKRGFRIAQTVSAAGMALGHGLQDAQKTMGIVVMALVISDVEEAGDPIPVWVKIACAVMLSLGTYAGGWRIMRTLGRKIIELDPPQGFAAETTGASLMFTTAFIFHAPISTTHVITSAIMGVGATKRVNAVRWGVAKNIILGWFITMPAAALVAATSFWLVNAAFL; encoded by the coding sequence ATGGACACCTTCGCCTTGATCGTGACCATCGGTGTCGCGCTCGGATTCACCTACACCAACGGCTTCCACGACTCCGCGAACGCCATCGCCACCTCCGTTTCCACGCGCGCGCTGACACCGCGTGCGGCACTCGCGATGGCCGCCGTGATGAACCTCGCCGGCGCCTTCATGGGCAGCGGGGTCGCCAAGACCGTCAGCGAGGGCCTGATCGAGACACCGCACGGCAACAGGGGCATGTGGATCCTGTTCGCCGCGCTGGTGGGCGCGATCGTGTGGAACCTCGTCACCTGGTACTTCGGCCTGCCGTCCTCCTCCTCGCACGCGCTGTTCGGCGGCATGGTGGGCGCGGCGCTCGCCGGCGGCATCGATGTCATCTGGTCCGGCGTCCTGGAGAAGGTCGTCATCCCGATGTTCGTCTCCCCGGTCGTCGGCCTGGTCGCCGGCTATCTGGTGATGTGCGCGATCATGTGGCTCTTCCGCCGCTCCAACCCGCACAAGGCGAAGCGCGGTTTCCGTATCGCGCAGACCGTGTCGGCGGCCGGTATGGCGCTGGGCCACGGCCTCCAGGACGCCCAGAAGACGATGGGCATCGTGGTGATGGCCCTGGTCATCTCGGACGTCGAGGAGGCGGGCGACCCGATTCCGGTCTGGGTCAAGATCGCGTGCGCGGTGATGCTGTCGCTGGGTACGTACGCCGGTGGGTGGCGCATCATGCGTACGCTCGGGCGGAAGATCATCGAGCTGGATCCCCCTCAGGGGTTCGCGGCGGAGACGACCGGCGCCTCGCTGATGTTCACCACGGCGTTCATCTTCCACGCGCCGATCTCGACGACTCATGTCATCACGTCGGCGATCATGGGTGTGGGGGCGACGAAGCGGGTGAACGCGGTGCGCTGGGGTGTCGCCAAGAACATCATCCTGGGCTGGTTCATCACGATGCCGGCGGCGGCGCTGGTCGCGGCCACGAGCTTCTGGCTCGTGAACGCGGCGTTCCTGTAA
- the pstB gene encoding phosphate ABC transporter ATP-binding protein PstB, giving the protein MAKRIDVSGLSAYYSSFRAIEDISMAIEPRSVTAFIGPSGCGKSTFLRTLNRMHEVTPGGRVEGKVMLDDENLYGAGIDPVSVRREVGMVFQRPNPFPTMSVFDNVAAGLRLNGSYKKSELGDIVEKSLKGANLWNEVKDRLNKPGSGLSGGQQQRLCIARAIAVEPKVLLMDEPCSALDPISTLAIEDLIGELKERFTIVIVTHNMQQAARVSDRTAFFNLAAVGQPGKLIEIDDTERIFSNPSVQATEDYISGRFG; this is encoded by the coding sequence ATGGCCAAGCGAATCGACGTCAGCGGCCTCAGCGCCTACTACAGCTCGTTCCGAGCCATCGAGGACATCTCGATGGCCATCGAACCCCGATCGGTGACGGCCTTCATCGGCCCCTCCGGCTGCGGCAAGTCCACCTTCCTGCGCACCCTCAACCGGATGCACGAGGTGACGCCGGGCGGCCGCGTCGAGGGCAAGGTCATGCTCGACGACGAGAACCTGTACGGCGCCGGGATCGACCCGGTGTCGGTGCGGCGCGAGGTCGGCATGGTCTTCCAGCGTCCGAACCCCTTCCCCACCATGTCGGTCTTCGACAACGTGGCGGCGGGGCTGCGGCTCAACGGCAGCTACAAGAAGTCCGAGCTGGGCGACATCGTGGAGAAGTCGCTCAAGGGCGCGAACCTCTGGAACGAGGTCAAGGACCGGCTCAACAAGCCGGGGTCCGGGCTTTCCGGTGGTCAGCAGCAGCGGCTGTGCATCGCGCGGGCGATCGCCGTCGAGCCGAAGGTGCTGCTCATGGACGAGCCGTGCTCGGCGCTCGACCCGATCTCGACGCTGGCCATCGAGGACCTGATCGGTGAGCTGAAGGAGCGCTTCACGATCGTCATCGTGACGCACAACATGCAGCAGGCGGCGCGGGTCTCCGACCGGACGGCGTTCTTCAACCTGGCCGCGGTCGGGCAGCCCGGGAAGCTCATCGAGATCGACGACACCGAGCGGATCTTCTCGAACCCGTCCGTGCAGGCCACCGAGGACTACATCTCGGGGCGTTTCGGCTGA
- the pstA gene encoding phosphate ABC transporter permease PstA encodes MSQTVNDRRPSSLQGATLPKWSPYAIAGGSIALGLGISAAAGLDSSVQWGLMAAIFFVAGSYGIAAKVEGRRQAKDRVATSLVWVAFLLAVVPLVSLIWETVKRGVKVLDVYFLTHSMGLVTDTEPGGGIYHAILGTLEQVGIATVISVPIGILTAIYLVEYGRGRLAKAVTFFVDVMTGIPSIVAGLFVLSFWIIILDMGYSGFAGAMALTILMLPVIVRSTEEMLKLVPNELREASLALGVPKWRTITKVVLPTSIGGITTGVMLAVARITGETAPVLLLVWGSTFINTDPFDGPQASLPMYIYQQYANSGGSGAAYDRAWAAALTLIAFVMILNLAARGIARWKAPKTGR; translated from the coding sequence ATGAGCCAGACAGTGAACGACAGGCGTCCCAGCTCCCTCCAGGGCGCGACCCTGCCCAAGTGGAGCCCGTACGCCATCGCCGGCGGTTCGATCGCGCTGGGCCTCGGCATCAGCGCCGCGGCCGGACTCGACAGCAGCGTCCAGTGGGGCCTGATGGCCGCGATCTTCTTCGTGGCCGGGTCGTACGGCATCGCCGCGAAGGTCGAGGGCCGCAGGCAGGCCAAGGACCGGGTGGCGACCAGCCTCGTGTGGGTCGCGTTCCTGCTCGCCGTGGTCCCGCTGGTCTCGCTCATCTGGGAGACCGTCAAGCGCGGTGTGAAGGTCCTCGACGTCTACTTCCTCACCCACTCGATGGGTCTGGTGACCGACACCGAGCCCGGCGGCGGCATCTACCACGCGATCCTCGGCACCCTTGAGCAGGTCGGCATCGCCACGGTCATCTCCGTGCCGATCGGCATCCTGACCGCGATCTACCTCGTGGAGTACGGGCGCGGCAGGCTCGCCAAGGCCGTCACGTTCTTCGTCGACGTCATGACGGGCATCCCGTCGATCGTCGCGGGTCTGTTCGTCCTCAGCTTCTGGATCATCATCCTGGACATGGGCTACTCCGGGTTCGCCGGCGCGATGGCCCTGACCATCCTGATGCTGCCGGTGATCGTCCGCTCCACCGAGGAGATGCTCAAGCTCGTCCCGAACGAGCTGCGCGAGGCCTCGCTGGCGCTGGGCGTGCCGAAGTGGCGCACCATCACCAAGGTGGTGCTGCCCACCTCCATCGGCGGCATCACGACCGGTGTGATGCTCGCGGTCGCCCGCATCACGGGCGAGACCGCGCCGGTGCTGCTGCTGGTGTGGGGTTCGACCTTCATCAACACGGACCCCTTCGACGGTCCGCAGGCCTCGCTCCCCATGTACATCTACCAGCAGTACGCGAACAGCGGCGGCTCCGGTGCCGCGTACGACCGGGCCTGGGCGGCGGCGCTCACCCTGATCGCGTTCGTGATGATCCTCAACCTGGCGGCTCGCGGCATCGCCCGCTGGAAGGCCCCCAAGACCGGTCGCTGA
- the pstC gene encoding phosphate ABC transporter permease subunit PstC: MDISTKNDAAPPPVSPPSEAEQKRAARGVTRPGDRVFLGLSRGSGIFLLVIMAAIAAFLTYRSVIAISKDESNFLTTFEWNPTAVPPSFGIAVLVYGTVVSSIIAMVIAVPIAVGIALFITHYAPRRLGGPLSYVIDLLAAVPSIVYGLWGALVLAPHLGGLYGWLDDYFGWTGILDWQGGAPRSLFTVGILLAIMILPIITSVSREVFRQAPQMHQEAALALGATRWEVIRMSVLPFGRSGVISASMLGLGRALGETMAVATVLSPSFEINASLLDPGGGTFAQNIASKFSEASEMGRDALIASGLVLFVITLLVNGGARMIIARRAEYSGANA, translated from the coding sequence ATGGATATATCCACCAAGAACGACGCAGCGCCTCCCCCCGTCTCCCCACCCTCCGAGGCCGAGCAGAAGCGCGCGGCCCGCGGGGTCACCCGGCCCGGCGACCGAGTCTTCCTCGGCCTGTCCCGCGGGTCGGGCATCTTCCTGCTCGTGATCATGGCCGCCATCGCGGCGTTCCTCACGTACCGCTCCGTGATCGCGATCAGCAAGGACGAGAGCAACTTCCTCACGACCTTCGAGTGGAACCCGACCGCCGTACCGCCGAGCTTCGGCATCGCGGTCCTGGTCTACGGCACGGTCGTCTCGTCGATCATCGCGATGGTCATCGCGGTCCCGATCGCGGTCGGCATCGCCCTGTTCATCACGCACTACGCGCCGCGCAGGCTCGGCGGCCCCCTCTCCTACGTGATCGACCTGCTCGCCGCGGTGCCGTCCATCGTGTACGGCCTGTGGGGCGCCCTCGTCCTCGCACCGCACCTGGGCGGCCTCTACGGCTGGCTGGACGACTACTTCGGCTGGACCGGCATCCTCGACTGGCAGGGCGGCGCACCGCGCTCGCTGTTCACCGTGGGCATCCTGCTCGCGATCATGATCCTGCCGATCATCACCAGCGTGAGCCGCGAGGTCTTCCGGCAGGCTCCGCAGATGCACCAGGAAGCCGCACTGGCCCTCGGCGCCACGCGCTGGGAGGTCATCCGCATGTCGGTGCTGCCCTTCGGCCGCTCCGGTGTCATCTCCGCCTCGATGCTCGGCCTCGGGCGCGCGCTCGGCGAGACGATGGCCGTGGCCACGGTCCTGTCCCCGAGCTTCGAGATCAACGCAAGCCTGCTCGACCCGGGCGGCGGCACCTTCGCCCAGAACATCGCCAGCAAGTTCAGCGAGGCCAGCGAGATGGGCCGTGACGCGCTCATCGCCTCCGGCCTGGTGCTGTTCGTCATCACCCTGCTGGTCAACGGCGGAGCCCGCATGATCATCGCCCGCCGCGCGGAGTACTCGGGGGCCAACGCATGA
- the pstS gene encoding phosphate ABC transporter substrate-binding protein PstS, with protein sequence MKLQRKNRLRALSLGAVAVSGALALTACGSDDTGSSSDGGSTAAANSSIKCDDAKGQLLANGSSAQKNAIDAWVKQFVTACKDVQINYKSEGSGAGVTAFTQGQVAFAGSDSALKPEEVTASKEVCKDGQGIDLPMVGGPIAVGYNVPGAEGLVLDAETLAKIFDSKITNWNDAAIKKLNPDAKLPDLKIQAFHRSDESGTTDNFTKYLIAAAPDQWKYEGGKAWQAKGGQSASGSSGVAQQVKQTSGAISYMELSYAKDGIAAAKLDTGASAPVEATVENATTAIADAKIVGTGKDLALELNRATKADNAYPITLVTYEIVCDKGNKADTLAATKAFLTYIASEDGQKILAENDYAPIPEEIIAKVRTTVASLS encoded by the coding sequence GTGAAGCTTCAGCGCAAGAACCGGCTTCGCGCCCTTTCCCTCGGTGCTGTCGCCGTCTCCGGCGCCCTTGCGCTGACGGCGTGCGGCTCGGACGACACCGGCAGCAGCAGTGACGGCGGCAGCACGGCGGCGGCCAACAGCTCCATCAAGTGTGACGACGCCAAGGGCCAGCTGCTGGCCAACGGCTCCTCCGCGCAGAAGAACGCGATCGACGCGTGGGTCAAGCAGTTCGTGACCGCCTGCAAGGACGTCCAGATCAACTACAAGTCCGAGGGTTCGGGCGCCGGTGTCACGGCGTTCACCCAGGGCCAGGTCGCCTTCGCCGGCTCCGACTCCGCGCTGAAGCCCGAAGAGGTCACCGCCTCCAAGGAGGTCTGCAAGGACGGCCAGGGCATCGACCTGCCGATGGTCGGCGGCCCGATCGCGGTCGGCTACAACGTCCCGGGTGCCGAGGGCCTCGTCCTCGACGCGGAGACCCTCGCGAAGATCTTCGACAGCAAGATCACCAACTGGAACGACGCGGCGATCAAGAAGCTGAACCCCGACGCGAAGCTGCCCGACCTCAAGATCCAGGCGTTCCACCGCTCGGACGAGTCCGGCACCACGGACAACTTCACCAAGTACCTGATCGCGGCCGCGCCCGACCAGTGGAAGTACGAGGGCGGCAAGGCCTGGCAGGCCAAGGGCGGCCAGTCCGCGTCCGGCTCCTCCGGTGTCGCCCAGCAGGTCAAGCAGACCTCCGGCGCCATCAGCTACATGGAGCTGTCGTACGCCAAGGACGGCATCGCCGCGGCCAAGCTGGACACGGGCGCCAGCGCACCCGTCGAGGCCACCGTCGAGAACGCCACCACGGCCATCGCGGACGCCAAGATCGTCGGCACCGGCAAGGACCTCGCGCTCGAACTGAACCGCGCGACCAAGGCCGACAACGCCTACCCGATCACCCTGGTCACGTACGAGATCGTCTGCGACAAGGGCAACAAGGCCGACACCCTGGCCGCCACGAAGGCGTTCCTCACCTACATCGCCAGCGAGGACGGCCAGAAGATCCTGGCCGAGAACGACTACGCCCCGATCCCCGAAGAGATCATCGCCAAGGTCCGTACGACCGTCGCGAGCCTGAGCTGA
- a CDS encoding FAD-binding oxidoreductase gives MQRRTFIGGTAAVAVTAASAACSGKGSGSRAAGSARTSGTPAKGTGATTTARSSPAVSPAADLRALAADLDGPLVRPGDADWAAARQLYNTRFDSLKPTAVAYVAGPDDIRTALAYARAHDVRVSIRNGGHSYAGWSSGNGRLIVDVSKLSRIRASGDEAVIGAGAKLIDVYRGLAAKGVTIPAGSCPTVGVSGLALGGGHGVVSRAYGLTCDSLTGATLITADGKRLTASATENKDLFWALRGAGNGNFGVVTELRFKTHPAPQGVAANMSWPWSRAAAVLAAWQEWGPDQPDEIWSSLHVENAVGGTPTISVSAFSLGTYGDLQNAVDRLADRIGASARSVSLRRRSYEEAMEVYAGCSSFSSDAQCHLPGGTPGRSTEGALGRETYAARSDFFDRSISAAGIQTLLSRISGVRGGTGSIAFTALGGAINRVDPTATAFVHRRSRLLAQYIAAWRPGTSGSASESWLTATHTAMRPHASGAAYQNYTDPTLPNWRKAYYGQAAPHLKSLKSQYDPKNFFTFPQSL, from the coding sequence ATGCAGCGGCGTACGTTCATAGGCGGCACGGCGGCGGTCGCGGTGACAGCGGCGTCGGCGGCATGCAGCGGCAAGGGATCGGGGTCACGGGCGGCAGGCTCGGCGCGCACGTCCGGCACACCGGCCAAGGGCACCGGAGCGACCACGACGGCCCGGAGCAGCCCTGCGGTCAGCCCGGCCGCCGACCTGCGGGCACTGGCCGCGGACCTCGACGGCCCCCTGGTCCGCCCCGGCGACGCGGACTGGGCGGCGGCCCGCCAGCTCTACAACACCCGCTTCGACTCCCTGAAGCCGACGGCGGTCGCGTACGTGGCCGGCCCCGACGACATCCGTACGGCCCTCGCGTACGCCCGCGCCCACGACGTCCGCGTCTCGATCCGCAACGGCGGCCATTCGTACGCCGGTTGGTCCTCCGGGAACGGCCGGCTGATCGTCGACGTGTCGAAACTGTCCCGGATACGCGCGTCCGGCGACGAGGCGGTGATCGGCGCGGGCGCCAAACTCATCGACGTCTACCGCGGACTCGCCGCGAAGGGCGTGACGATCCCGGCCGGCTCGTGCCCGACGGTGGGCGTCTCCGGTCTGGCGCTGGGCGGCGGCCACGGGGTGGTGTCGAGGGCGTACGGCCTGACGTGCGACAGCCTCACGGGGGCGACCCTGATCACGGCGGACGGCAAGCGGCTCACCGCGAGCGCGACCGAGAACAAGGACCTGTTCTGGGCACTGCGCGGCGCGGGCAACGGGAACTTCGGCGTCGTCACGGAACTCCGCTTCAAGACCCACCCGGCCCCGCAGGGCGTGGCGGCGAACATGTCCTGGCCGTGGTCGAGGGCGGCGGCGGTCCTGGCGGCCTGGCAGGAGTGGGGCCCCGACCAGCCGGACGAGATCTGGTCGTCGCTCCACGTCGAGAACGCGGTCGGCGGCACCCCGACCATCTCCGTCTCGGCGTTCTCCCTCGGCACGTACGGCGACCTGCAGAACGCGGTGGACCGCCTCGCCGACCGCATCGGCGCCTCCGCGCGGAGCGTCTCGCTCAGGCGCCGTTCCTACGAGGAGGCGATGGAGGTGTACGCGGGCTGCTCGTCCTTCTCCTCCGACGCCCAGTGCCATCTCCCCGGCGGGACACCGGGCCGCTCCACCGAGGGCGCGCTGGGCCGCGAGACGTACGCGGCCCGCTCGGACTTCTTCGACCGCTCGATCTCGGCGGCAGGCATCCAGACCCTGCTCTCGCGAATATCCGGGGTCCGAGGCGGCACGGGCAGCATCGCGTTCACCGCGCTCGGCGGCGCGATCAACCGCGTCGACCCCACGGCCACGGCGTTCGTCCACCGCCGCTCGCGCCTGCTGGCCCAGTACATCGCGGCGTGGCGCCCCGGCACCTCCGGCAGCGCGTCGGAGTCCTGGCTGACGGCCACCCACACGGCGATGCGCCCGCACGCCTCGGGCGCGGCGTACCAGAACTACACGGACCCCACCCTGCCGAACTGGCGAAAGGCCTACTACGGCCAAGCGGCCCCCCACCTAAAATCCCTGAAATCCCAGTACGACCCCAAAAACTTCTTCACGTTCCCACAGTCGCTATAG
- a CDS encoding phosphatase PAP2 family protein: MAGLADSGSNPDVDLLYDINGLAKDAPHWFDRVMEFVGEWGLLLVMVLLVLWCWWNVRRRGGDEAAASVASLIWAPLAAGVAVLVNVPIRGFVERPRPFVDHEGLEVLIGGKSDYSFVSDHSTLMMAMGVGLFVANRKFGLVGIGLALLGGFCRVYMGVHYPTDVVGGFALGTAVVLLLSPLATALLTPVVKAVERSGRVGWLVRADRSAGAREKVIPGSRSDVDPAEKDLAA, encoded by the coding sequence ATGGCTGGACTCGCCGACTCCGGATCGAACCCCGACGTCGACTTGCTCTACGACATCAATGGTCTCGCCAAAGACGCGCCGCACTGGTTCGACCGCGTCATGGAGTTCGTGGGCGAGTGGGGGCTCCTGCTCGTCATGGTTCTGCTGGTGCTGTGGTGCTGGTGGAACGTGCGGCGGCGGGGTGGGGACGAGGCCGCGGCCTCTGTCGCCTCGCTGATCTGGGCGCCGCTGGCCGCCGGGGTCGCCGTACTCGTGAATGTGCCGATACGGGGATTCGTCGAACGGCCCCGGCCCTTCGTGGACCACGAAGGGCTTGAAGTCCTCATCGGCGGCAAGAGCGATTATTCGTTCGTGAGCGATCACTCGACTCTCATGATGGCCATGGGGGTCGGGCTGTTCGTCGCGAATCGGAAGTTCGGGCTTGTCGGGATAGGGCTTGCGCTGCTCGGTGGGTTCTGCCGGGTGTATATGGGCGTGCACTATCCGACCGACGTGGTCGGGGGGTTCGCGCTCGGGACCGCTGTCGTTCTGCTGCTTTCGCCGCTTGCCACCGCTTTGTTGACGCCTGTGGTCAAGGCGGTTGAGCGGTCCGGGCGGGTGGGGTGGTTGGTTCGGGCGGATCGCTCCGCCGGGGCGCGGGAGAAAGTGATTCCTGGGTCTCGTAGTGATGTTGATCCTGCGGAGAAGGATCTTGCGGCGTAG